The following coding sequences lie in one Coxiella endosymbiont of Amblyomma americanum genomic window:
- a CDS encoding succinate dehydrogenase iron-sulfur subunit gives MTFEIMRFNPEIDKAPFLKEYSLNVSTIPGKMLLNALEEIRKKNPDIGLRRSCGEGVCGSDGMNINGKNGLACITQLKTLPDRVVIRPLPGFPIIRDLIVDMRSFYDQYEKIKPYLLNDQEIPKKERLQSPANRAKLDGLYECILCACCSSSCPSFWWNPNRFIGPAGLLWSYRFIADSRDTKKQERLDSIKDSDSIFRCRTIMNCAVVCPKNLNPTKAIRKIRMEMLYNTVIKHK, from the coding sequence ATGACGTTTGAAATCATGCGTTTTAATCCAGAAATAGACAAAGCGCCTTTTTTGAAAGAATATTCTTTAAATGTGTCTACGATACCTGGAAAAATGTTGCTGAATGCCCTAGAAGAGATCAGAAAGAAAAATCCAGATATTGGTTTACGTCGCTCATGCGGTGAAGGCGTATGCGGTTCTGATGGGATGAATATTAATGGAAAAAATGGCTTAGCTTGTATAACTCAGTTGAAAACTCTACCAGATCGAGTGGTGATTCGTCCTTTGCCTGGTTTTCCAATAATTCGAGATTTAATTGTTGATATGAGAAGTTTCTATGATCAATATGAGAAAATAAAACCGTATCTTCTTAACGATCAAGAGATTCCAAAAAAGGAGAGATTGCAATCTCCTGCTAATCGTGCAAAGTTAGATGGACTGTACGAGTGTATTTTATGCGCCTGTTGCTCATCTTCCTGTCCATCTTTTTGGTGGAATCCTAATAGATTTATTGGGCCTGCAGGATTATTATGGTCTTATAGATTCATTGCTGATAGCCGGGATACTAAAAAGCAAGAGCGATTAGATTCTATAAAAGATTCTGACAGTATCTTTCGTTGTAGAACTATTATGAATTGTGCGGTGGTATGTCCTAAAAACCTTAATCCAACGAAAGCAATTCGAAAAATACGTATGGAGATGCTGTATAACACAGTAATAAAACATAAATGA
- a CDS encoding 2-oxoglutarate dehydrogenase E1 component, producing MSSNNTVYIETLYEHFLRDPRSVNEGWFRCFCSLSQHASVQSMTHSEIRESDMVQRGRFAIIPSTRLKSIANQTAVSLLISAYRQFGYFKAKINPLKDNLFFSEGPCLELHYYNLTMANFEEKFFTDGLLHGPQTLKEIYNRLCKVYCGSIGIQFNTILNEQERSWLQYYMEHRLYNTPFNREVKRSILRQLISAETLEKYLEMKYVGQIRYSLEGGESLIPLLRELIEKSCENQIDEVVICMAHRGRINVLLNVMGQSAAELFQEFEGGKKGRSLASSGDVKYHRGYSQDVKVGKRSIHLSLAFNPSHLEFICPVVMGSVRARQERKHKQNPDYAMAIMIHGDAAFSGEGIIMEILNMSQTRAYYIGGSIHVILNNQLGFTTSNPKDARSSLYCTDIAKMIDAPVLHVNGDDPEAVILVIQLALDYRMKFHKDIFIDLVCYRRHGHQEVDDPMPTQPKMYKTIQKHSTTRDLYARDLVEKKICTAKEIDVWVEKYRTCLDEGRQIVNAKIVSNGVFTDWFPYLDKKQTTTMVIDTTISLKKLKTLGKRLFVFPNALQLHRKVLNIYKARLDMLEGKIPIDWGFGEMIAYASLLSAGHSVRLVGQDSRRGTFFHRHAVVFDQDTGEEYEPLKSLENKQAKVYIYDSLLCETGALGFEYGYSATDPKSLIIWEAQFGDFANVAQVIVDQFISSGWQKWNRLSNVVMFLPHGYEGKGPEHSSARLERYLQLCAQNNIQVCVPTTPAQIFHLLRRQVFSSYRKPLIVMTPKSLLRHKLAVSSLEDLTHGQLKLIIPEIDLQDLKKVKQVVLCSGKVYYDLLIKRRENGLNDIALIRIEQLYPFPYEELRRTFERFSNLERVVWCQEEPKNQGAWFYIRHRLERCLQDKQQLGYVGRPDEAVPATGYSELHLKVQNKLISEALNL from the coding sequence TTGTCTAGCAATAATACTGTTTATATCGAAACACTTTATGAGCATTTTCTTAGAGATCCTAGAAGTGTCAATGAGGGATGGTTTCGCTGTTTTTGTTCTCTGTCACAGCATGCGTCTGTACAGAGTATGACACATAGTGAAATACGGGAAAGTGATATGGTACAAAGAGGTAGATTTGCTATTATTCCCAGCACAAGATTGAAATCTATTGCCAATCAGACAGCTGTTAGTTTGTTAATTTCAGCTTATCGGCAATTCGGTTATTTTAAAGCAAAGATTAATCCTCTAAAAGATAATTTGTTCTTTTCAGAAGGTCCGTGTTTAGAATTACATTATTACAACTTAACGATGGCTAATTTTGAAGAAAAATTTTTTACTGATGGCTTGTTACATGGTCCTCAGACCTTAAAAGAAATATACAATCGTTTATGCAAAGTTTACTGTGGTTCTATTGGTATTCAATTCAATACGATCTTAAATGAGCAAGAGAGAAGCTGGTTACAATACTATATGGAACACCGACTGTACAATACTCCTTTTAATAGGGAAGTTAAAAGGAGTATTTTAAGACAATTAATATCAGCAGAGACTCTTGAAAAGTACCTTGAAATGAAATATGTGGGTCAGATACGCTATTCTTTAGAAGGAGGTGAAAGTTTAATTCCTCTATTAAGAGAATTAATAGAAAAGTCGTGTGAAAATCAAATAGACGAGGTAGTCATTTGTATGGCTCATCGTGGTCGAATTAATGTACTATTAAATGTTATGGGTCAATCGGCTGCTGAGTTATTTCAAGAGTTTGAAGGTGGAAAAAAAGGTCGAAGTTTAGCATCAAGTGGTGATGTAAAATATCATCGAGGTTACTCACAGGATGTAAAAGTGGGTAAACGTTCTATTCATTTATCATTAGCTTTTAATCCTTCACATTTAGAATTTATATGTCCTGTTGTTATGGGATCTGTACGCGCAAGACAGGAAAGAAAACACAAGCAAAATCCAGATTACGCGATGGCTATTATGATTCATGGAGATGCTGCCTTTTCTGGAGAAGGAATTATTATGGAAATACTTAATATGTCGCAAACAAGAGCCTATTATATAGGTGGATCTATTCACGTCATTTTAAATAACCAATTAGGGTTCACTACCAGTAATCCTAAAGATGCGCGATCTTCTTTGTATTGTACAGATATAGCTAAGATGATAGATGCTCCTGTGCTTCATGTTAATGGAGATGATCCTGAAGCTGTGATTTTAGTTATTCAATTAGCATTGGACTATCGAATGAAATTTCATAAAGATATCTTTATTGATCTCGTTTGTTACCGTCGTCATGGTCATCAGGAAGTGGATGATCCAATGCCTACTCAGCCAAAAATGTATAAGACTATTCAGAAACATTCCACTACTCGGGATCTTTATGCAAGAGATCTTGTTGAAAAAAAAATTTGTACTGCTAAAGAAATTGATGTATGGGTAGAAAAATATCGTACATGTCTTGATGAAGGAAGACAAATAGTAAATGCGAAGATTGTTTCTAATGGAGTATTTACTGATTGGTTTCCTTATCTTGATAAAAAACAGACTACTACTATGGTTATTGATACAACTATTTCATTAAAAAAATTAAAAACACTTGGCAAAAGGCTTTTTGTATTTCCAAATGCATTGCAACTTCATCGTAAGGTACTGAATATTTATAAGGCAAGGCTTGATATGCTTGAAGGTAAAATTCCTATAGATTGGGGTTTTGGGGAAATGATTGCTTATGCCTCTTTATTATCGGCAGGGCATTCAGTACGATTAGTAGGACAAGATTCACGACGCGGTACTTTTTTTCATCGTCATGCTGTTGTATTTGATCAAGATACTGGTGAAGAATATGAACCGCTAAAATCTCTAGAAAATAAACAAGCAAAAGTATATATTTATGATTCTTTGCTGTGTGAAACTGGTGCGCTGGGATTCGAATATGGTTATTCTGCTACGGATCCAAAATCATTGATTATTTGGGAAGCTCAATTCGGTGATTTCGCCAATGTAGCTCAGGTAATTGTTGATCAATTTATAAGTTCAGGATGGCAAAAATGGAATCGTTTATCGAATGTGGTGATGTTTTTGCCACATGGTTATGAAGGTAAGGGTCCCGAGCATTCTTCAGCTAGATTAGAACGTTATTTACAGTTGTGCGCCCAAAATAATATACAGGTGTGTGTTCCTACAACGCCAGCACAAATTTTTCATTTATTGAGACGTCAAGTATTTAGTTCCTATAGGAAACCATTGATTGTTATGACGCCAAAGAGTTTATTGCGACACAAATTAGCGGTTTCCTCTTTAGAGGATTTAACTCATGGTCAATTAAAATTGATTATACCAGAAATCGATCTACAAGATTTAAAAAAAGTAAAACAAGTTGTACTTTGTAGTGGTAAGGTTTATTATGACTTGCTGATTAAACGGCGAGAAAACGGATTAAATGATATTGCTTTGATTCGCATTGAGCAATTGTATCCATTTCCTTATGAAGAATTGAGAAGAACATTTGAGAGGTTTTCTAATTTAGAACGAGTAGTTTGGTGTCAGGAAGAACCTAAAAATCAGGGGGCTTGGTTCTATATTCGTCATAGACTTGAAAGATGTTTACAAGACAAACAGCAATTGGGCTATGTAGGACGTCCCGATGAAGCTGTGCCAGCTACTGGTTATTCGGAATTGCATTTAAAGGTACAAAATAAATTGATTAGCGAAGCTTTGAATCTGTAG
- the odhB gene encoding 2-oxoglutarate dehydrogenase complex dihydrolipoyllysine-residue succinyltransferase, translating into MSIIEIKVPLLPESVTDATIAKWYKQQGDVVSQNENLVDLETDKIALEVHAPKSGIIKKTVFKEGAVVKSGDVLVALEVSTIDAVVGLEEKKGTEDTIEVIEVKKPKTLNKREKKFGPSVRRLISREDLVGINKVLVENDKEKHITQKNAESYSDNQTDKYKEEQEIIREDIKKTRIEKRVPLSRIRQRIAERLVRIQQEAALLTTFNEINMQMVVDLRKKYCDEFEKKHKVRLGFMSFFAKASVEALKNFPLVNSSIDKNDIVYHDYYDIGIAIGAKRGLVVPILRNVENMSIVNIERKIREYAVRAQEGCLSIDELTGGTFTITNGGTYGSLLSTPIINLPQTAILGMHKIEDRPIVEQGRIVIRPIMLVALSYDHRIIDGREAILFLVTIKKLLENPFRLILEI; encoded by the coding sequence ATGTCTATAATTGAAATTAAGGTTCCTTTACTTCCAGAGTCTGTTACCGACGCTACAATAGCAAAATGGTATAAACAACAAGGTGATGTCGTCTCTCAAAATGAAAATCTAGTCGATTTAGAAACTGACAAAATAGCGTTGGAAGTCCATGCACCAAAAAGCGGTATCATCAAAAAGACAGTATTTAAAGAAGGAGCAGTGGTAAAGTCGGGTGATGTTCTGGTAGCTCTAGAAGTAAGTACAATAGATGCAGTTGTGGGTCTAGAAGAAAAAAAAGGCACAGAAGATACGATAGAAGTTATCGAAGTGAAAAAACCCAAAACGCTTAATAAACGTGAAAAAAAATTTGGTCCTTCTGTGCGTCGATTGATTTCTAGGGAAGATCTTGTTGGTATCAATAAAGTTTTAGTGGAGAACGATAAAGAAAAACATATTACACAGAAGAATGCGGAAAGTTATTCAGACAATCAAACAGATAAGTATAAAGAAGAGCAAGAGATTATCCGGGAGGACATAAAAAAAACTCGGATAGAAAAACGAGTTCCTCTTTCTAGAATTCGGCAACGTATTGCGGAGCGTTTGGTTCGTATACAACAGGAAGCTGCGTTATTAACTACCTTCAATGAAATTAATATGCAAATGGTAGTGGATCTAAGAAAAAAATATTGTGATGAATTTGAAAAAAAACATAAAGTTCGTTTAGGGTTCATGTCTTTCTTTGCGAAAGCCTCAGTTGAAGCTTTGAAGAACTTTCCATTGGTAAATTCTTCTATTGACAAGAATGACATTGTTTATCACGACTACTATGACATTGGTATTGCGATAGGTGCAAAACGTGGCTTAGTGGTCCCTATTCTTAGAAACGTGGAAAACATGAGTATAGTCAATATTGAAAGGAAAATTAGGGAATATGCTGTTCGAGCTCAAGAAGGATGTTTAAGTATTGATGAGTTAACAGGTGGAACATTTACGATTACTAATGGAGGTACTTATGGGTCTCTATTATCAACACCAATTATTAATCTCCCGCAGACTGCCATTTTAGGGATGCATAAGATTGAAGACCGACCTATTGTGGAGCAAGGTCGTATTGTGATTCGACCAATAATGTTAGTAGCTTTATCTTACGATCATCGCATCATTGACGGACGTGAAGCGATACTCTTTTTGGTTACTATTAAGAAATTACTAGAAAATCCATTTCGACTGATATTGGAGATATAA
- the sucC gene encoding ADP-forming succinate--CoA ligase subunit beta: MNLHEYQSKRLLKKYGIPVPLGKVVSSVESAVNAADKIGDDCWVVKAQVHAGGRGKSGGVCLVKGKKELQAVVKDLLGKRLVTYQTSKYGQMIKQVLIEKKSNILQELYLSMTIDRSIQKIVLLASTEGGVEIETVLMQSPGKILKIVIDPVIGLQPFQGRQLFFNLNLDLAQMQSFTDIVVGLYQLFIAYDLSLLEINPLAVTDMGELLCLDVKLDIDDNALYRQSNLQEMRDITQEDEFETLARQQGLSYFKLDGNIGCMVNGAGLAMATMDLITLEGGEPANFLDVGGSVTKNRVVEAFKVIIADRNVKGILVNIFGGIVRCDLIAEGIIDTVKKIGIHVPVVVRLEGNNAKLGTEKLMKSNANIVTIRNFSDAAKEIVAQVKKKIVRYR, translated from the coding sequence ATGAATCTACATGAATATCAATCGAAACGTTTATTAAAGAAATATGGTATACCTGTACCTTTAGGCAAAGTAGTTTCTAGCGTAGAATCGGCTGTCAATGCAGCTGATAAAATTGGTGACGATTGTTGGGTAGTAAAAGCACAAGTACACGCGGGTGGGCGTGGAAAATCAGGAGGCGTTTGTTTAGTTAAAGGTAAGAAAGAACTGCAGGCTGTTGTAAAAGACTTACTAGGGAAGCGTTTAGTCACCTATCAAACAAGTAAATATGGTCAGATGATAAAGCAAGTGTTGATTGAAAAAAAATCAAATATCTTGCAAGAATTGTATTTAAGTATGACAATTGACCGTTCTATTCAAAAAATTGTTCTTTTGGCTTCTACAGAAGGCGGAGTTGAAATTGAAACTGTGTTAATGCAATCTCCGGGAAAAATATTAAAAATAGTTATTGATCCTGTGATTGGATTGCAACCTTTTCAGGGTCGGCAATTGTTTTTTAATCTAAACTTAGATCTTGCACAAATGCAATCGTTTACGGATATTGTTGTTGGATTATATCAATTGTTTATTGCATACGATTTAAGTTTATTGGAAATTAATCCTCTCGCAGTGACTGATATGGGAGAATTGCTTTGTTTAGATGTGAAATTAGATATAGATGATAATGCTCTCTATCGTCAGTCGAATCTTCAGGAAATGCGTGACATAACACAAGAAGACGAATTTGAAACTTTAGCACGACAGCAAGGATTAAGCTATTTTAAGTTAGATGGTAATATTGGCTGTATGGTAAACGGTGCGGGACTTGCAATGGCTACAATGGATCTGATTACATTAGAAGGTGGAGAACCGGCTAATTTTTTGGATGTAGGTGGCAGTGTTACCAAAAATCGAGTGGTTGAAGCTTTTAAGGTTATTATTGCGGATAGGAATGTTAAAGGAATTCTTGTAAATATTTTTGGTGGCATTGTCCGCTGTGACTTAATTGCAGAAGGTATTATTGATACGGTAAAAAAAATAGGTATTCATGTTCCAGTGGTTGTCCGTTTAGAAGGAAATAATGCCAAATTAGGAACTGAGAAACTTATGAAAAGCAACGCGAATATTGTTACTATAAGGAATTTTTCAGATGCGGCGAAGGAAATTGTCGCGCAAGTTAAGAAGAAAATAGTACGATACAGATGA
- the sucD gene encoding succinate--CoA ligase subunit alpha, which yields MSILINKETKVICQGFTGKHGTFHSEQALQYGTKMVGGVTPGKGKQTHLGLPVFNSVHEAVRKTGATATMIFVPAPFCKDSIIEAIDSGIDLVVCITEGIPILDMLMITSYLKQRKSLNVTRLIGPNCPGVITPGECKIGIMPGYIHQPGTVGVVSRSGTLTYEAVSQITQLGFGQSTCVGIGGDPILGTHFIDILQLFERDSQTEAMVMVGEIGGTAEEEAAEFIKSYISKPVISYISGVTAPSGKRMGHAGAVILEGKGTAANKYAALEAAGVFTVRSPAEIGRRIAEIIG from the coding sequence ATGAGTATTTTGATTAATAAAGAAACAAAAGTAATTTGTCAAGGTTTTACAGGAAAACACGGTACTTTTCATTCTGAGCAAGCTTTACAATATGGAACAAAAATGGTGGGCGGTGTAACGCCTGGAAAAGGAAAACAAACACATTTAGGATTGCCTGTTTTTAATAGTGTACACGAAGCCGTCAGGAAAACTGGTGCCACTGCTACTATGATTTTCGTGCCAGCACCTTTTTGCAAAGATTCTATTATTGAGGCAATCGATTCGGGAATTGATTTAGTAGTCTGTATTACTGAAGGAATTCCTATTTTAGATATGCTAATGATTACGTCTTACCTTAAACAACGGAAGAGCCTTAATGTCACACGTTTGATTGGACCAAATTGTCCCGGAGTCATTACACCAGGCGAGTGTAAAATTGGAATTATGCCAGGATATATTCACCAACCTGGAACAGTTGGTGTTGTTTCACGTTCTGGAACTTTGACTTATGAAGCTGTAAGTCAAATCACACAGTTAGGTTTTGGTCAGAGTACTTGTGTAGGTATTGGGGGTGACCCGATTTTAGGAACTCATTTTATCGATATTTTACAGTTGTTTGAAAGAGATTCTCAGACAGAAGCTATGGTGATGGTAGGAGAGATCGGTGGGACAGCAGAAGAAGAAGCAGCAGAATTCATTAAGTCCTATATAAGTAAACCAGTGATTTCCTATATTTCTGGGGTAACTGCTCCTTCTGGTAAACGAATGGGGCATGCAGGGGCTGTTATCTTAGAAGGCAAAGGAACAGCAGCAAATAAATACGCGGCCTTAGAAGCTGCGGGTGTATTTACTGTAAGGTCTCCTGCGGAGATTGGTCGGAGGATTGCTGAAATAATAGGATAA
- the map gene encoding type I methionyl aminopeptidase: protein MPISIKTSEELEKMRIAGRLAAEVLEMIEPYVKKGVTTNTLNTICHNYITRVQSAIPAPLNYLGFPKSICTSVNHVVCHGIPNDKKLKEGDIINIDVTVLKHGYHGDTSKMFAVGNISDHEKRLIHVTQECLYIGISMVKPGTRLCDIGAAIQDHAEKNHYSVVREYCGHGIGSLFHEPELQVLHYKTFDKGIVLEPGMTFTIEPMINTGKRHIELLNDGWTVVTKDRCLSAQWEHTLAVTENGYEIFTLRKEENIRLQKTQESFQTF from the coding sequence ATGCCTATATCAATCAAGACATCTGAAGAATTAGAAAAAATGCGTATTGCAGGTCGCTTAGCAGCTGAAGTACTCGAGATGATCGAACCTTATGTAAAAAAAGGGGTTACCACTAATACGCTTAATACGATCTGTCATAATTACATCACACGCGTTCAATCAGCAATACCTGCTCCATTAAATTACTTAGGATTTCCTAAATCTATTTGTACATCGGTTAACCATGTTGTATGTCATGGAATCCCCAACGATAAAAAATTAAAAGAAGGTGACATCATAAATATTGATGTTACTGTTTTAAAACATGGTTATCATGGAGATACTAGCAAAATGTTTGCCGTTGGTAACATTTCAGATCATGAAAAAAGGCTTATTCACGTTACACAAGAATGTCTTTATATCGGAATTTCTATGGTGAAACCAGGAACACGGTTGTGCGACATCGGAGCCGCTATACAGGATCATGCAGAAAAAAATCACTATTCTGTTGTTCGAGAATATTGTGGTCATGGTATAGGAAGTTTATTTCATGAACCTGAGTTACAAGTTCTACATTATAAAACTTTCGATAAAGGTATTGTGTTAGAACCAGGAATGACGTTTACAATAGAACCAATGATCAACACTGGAAAACGGCATATTGAATTACTCAACGATGGGTGGACAGTTGTCACCAAGGATCGCTGTTTATCAGCTCAATGGGAGCATACACTCGCAGTGACTGAAAATGGTTATGAGATTTTTACCCTAAGAAAAGAAGAAAACATTAGACTACAAAAGACACAAGAGAGCTTTCAAACTTTTTAA
- the rpsB gene encoding 30S ribosomal protein S2 — protein MSEITIRHMLEAGVHFGHQARYWNPKMAPYIYGTRQKIHIINLEKTLSLFREALAFVRSVSMKRGKILFVGTKFPARAVVKEEAIRCNMPYVNCHWLGGMLTNYKTIRQSVKRLKELEEYLKNEDTLMGMTKKEILNLMGEQERLSANLSGIKNMSGLPDVLFIIDVGHEKIAVQEAKRLNIPVVGIVDTNESPDNISYVIPGNDDAVHAIRLYCKAISCTIISVHNTFNLEKEAENRKKNEIKKEDNKRED, from the coding sequence ATGAGTGAAATAACCATTCGTCATATGTTAGAAGCCGGTGTTCATTTTGGGCATCAGGCTCGTTATTGGAATCCGAAGATGGCTCCGTATATTTATGGGACTCGCCAAAAAATTCATATTATTAATCTTGAAAAGACATTGTCTCTTTTTCGTGAGGCTTTGGCTTTCGTTAGAAGTGTATCTATGAAACGAGGCAAAATTCTGTTTGTAGGTACTAAGTTTCCAGCTCGTGCAGTTGTAAAAGAAGAGGCTATTCGTTGTAACATGCCTTATGTAAATTGTCATTGGTTAGGAGGTATGTTGACTAATTATAAGACTATTCGACAGTCAGTTAAGCGTCTAAAAGAATTAGAAGAGTATTTGAAAAATGAGGATACTCTTATGGGAATGACAAAGAAGGAAATTTTAAATTTGATGGGAGAGCAAGAAAGATTGTCAGCGAATTTATCGGGAATCAAAAATATGAGTGGTTTACCAGATGTTTTGTTTATCATCGATGTGGGCCATGAGAAGATAGCTGTACAAGAAGCTAAACGTTTGAATATTCCAGTTGTTGGTATAGTTGATACAAACGAAAGTCCGGATAATATTAGTTATGTTATTCCTGGTAATGATGATGCCGTGCATGCTATTCGATTATACTGCAAAGCAATTTCTTGTACCATTATTAGTGTTCATAATACTTTTAATTTAGAAAAAGAAGCAGAGAACAGGAAAAAAAATGAAATTAAAAAAGAAGATAATAAGAGAGAAGACTAA
- the tsf gene encoding translation elongation factor Ts, whose translation MIITAAMVKALREITGAGIMSCKTALQVTNGNIEVAIQELKKLGEITATKLVEKKTKEGVLVIEVNDNEKKGFMVEVNCQTDFVARNEAFIKFAQKIARRGLKEETTNVADTLALTIHTDISKTIESARKELAARMGENIQVRRVALLFADGVIGHYVHRNRIGVLVALHSDKTSLAKDIAIHIAAFNPQVISSNDVSKKVVSKEKEILTAQAKRDGKPERVINRIVEGRLNKFLKEMSLEGQAFLKDSKISVGDLLQSEKSTVTDFIRFEVGA comes from the coding sequence ATGATTATTACTGCAGCTATGGTTAAGGCGTTACGAGAGATTACAGGTGCTGGTATTATGTCGTGTAAAACAGCTTTACAAGTTACCAACGGTAATATAGAAGTTGCCATTCAAGAATTAAAAAAACTGGGTGAAATAACAGCGACTAAATTAGTTGAAAAAAAGACAAAGGAGGGAGTATTGGTTATCGAGGTAAATGATAACGAAAAGAAAGGATTTATGGTGGAGGTAAATTGTCAAACTGACTTCGTAGCGCGCAATGAAGCGTTTATAAAGTTTGCTCAAAAAATTGCTAGACGTGGTTTAAAAGAGGAAACAACTAATGTTGCCGACACACTTGCCCTTACTATTCATACTGATATATCAAAGACTATAGAGAGCGCCAGAAAAGAGCTTGCTGCTAGAATGGGAGAGAATATCCAGGTCCGTCGTGTGGCGTTATTATTTGCTGATGGTGTTATTGGTCATTATGTTCATAGAAATCGCATTGGAGTTTTGGTAGCACTTCATTCTGATAAAACAAGTCTAGCTAAAGATATTGCTATACATATTGCTGCTTTTAATCCACAGGTAATTAGTTCTAATGATGTATCTAAAAAGGTAGTAAGTAAGGAGAAGGAAATTTTAACAGCACAAGCGAAAAGAGACGGAAAACCAGAAAGGGTTATTAATAGAATAGTGGAAGGTCGTTTAAATAAATTCTTGAAGGAAATGAGTCTAGAGGGACAGGCTTTTTTGAAAGATTCAAAAATTTCAGTGGGAGATTTATTGCAATCGGAAAAATCAACTGTTACAGATTTTATTCGCTTTGAAGTAGGTGCATAA
- the pyrH gene encoding UMP kinase, whose amino-acid sequence MKSGVRPLYWRVLLKVSGEALVGKGVCTIDPTILDRIAGDIIRVYKLGVQVAIVIGGGNIFRGVTLQRAGISRITGDYMGMLATLINALALRDAFERINLPVRILSAIPMTGVADAFHRRKAIHHLQKGRIVIFASGTGNPLVTTDSAASLRGIEIDADVVLKATNVDGIYSDDPEKNSKARLYKHLTYKEALEKELAIMDLAAFFQCRDHNMPLRIFNINKPGTLLRVVMGIEEGTLVDQG is encoded by the coding sequence GTGAAGAGTGGGGTTCGTCCGCTTTATTGGAGGGTTCTATTAAAGGTGAGTGGCGAGGCTCTTGTGGGAAAGGGAGTATGTACTATTGATCCCACTATTTTAGATCGTATAGCAGGCGATATCATTCGAGTCTATAAGTTAGGCGTCCAAGTAGCAATTGTTATCGGTGGTGGAAATATCTTCCGAGGTGTTACTTTGCAAAGAGCTGGGATTAGCCGCATAACAGGTGATTATATGGGTATGTTGGCGACATTGATAAACGCATTAGCTTTAAGAGACGCTTTTGAACGCATTAATTTACCGGTTCGCATTTTATCTGCTATTCCTATGACAGGAGTAGCGGATGCCTTTCATCGAAGAAAAGCAATTCATCATTTACAGAAAGGACGTATTGTAATTTTTGCTTCCGGAACTGGAAATCCTTTAGTGACTACTGATTCAGCAGCTAGTTTGCGCGGTATTGAAATTGACGCTGATGTGGTTCTTAAGGCTACTAATGTAGATGGCATTTATTCAGATGATCCAGAAAAAAATTCAAAGGCAAGACTTTATAAGCATTTAACTTATAAGGAAGCTCTAGAAAAGGAGTTAGCTATCATGGATCTTGCTGCATTTTTTCAATGTCGAGATCATAACATGCCATTAAGAATTTTTAACATTAATAAACCAGGGACTTTACTTCGAGTGGTTATGGGTATAGAAGAAGGGACTTTAGTGGATCAAGGTTAA
- the frr gene encoding ribosome recycling factor gives MNNGIVNKTKVRMEKSVETLKTGLTKLRAGRAHPSLLEYIKVQHHNSGVNVPLSQAATISVENSHMLIISPWEENMIDKIKKAVQSANPSLNPFVAGTIIRVPLPPLTEERRREFTRIVRDEAEVARVTIRNIRREANNNLKKLLKKREINEDEERRIHVSIQKLTDEKILEINKIISKKIADLMSI, from the coding sequence ATTAATAATGGTATAGTTAATAAGACGAAAGTTCGTATGGAAAAAAGTGTGGAAACTTTAAAAACTGGATTAACAAAACTGCGAGCTGGACGTGCGCATCCGAGCTTATTAGAGTATATTAAAGTGCAACATCATAATAGTGGTGTGAATGTTCCTCTTAGTCAAGCAGCAACGATTTCTGTTGAAAATTCTCATATGCTTATAATTTCTCCCTGGGAAGAGAATATGATAGATAAGATTAAGAAAGCTGTTCAATCTGCTAATCCTAGTTTAAATCCATTCGTCGCTGGGACAATAATTCGGGTGCCATTACCTCCTTTAACAGAAGAGAGGCGTAGGGAATTCACCCGTATAGTTAGGGACGAAGCTGAAGTAGCGCGGGTAACAATACGAAATATTCGTCGAGAGGCTAATAATAATCTAAAAAAATTATTAAAAAAAAGAGAAATTAATGAAGATGAAGAACGGAGAATACACGTTAGCATTCAAAAACTTACTGATGAGAAAATTTTAGAGATAAATAAAATTATTTCTAAAAAGATAGCTGACTTAATGTCTATATAA